Proteins from a single region of Rana temporaria chromosome 5, aRanTem1.1, whole genome shotgun sequence:
- the LOC120940480 gene encoding thread biopolymer filament subunit gamma-like isoform X1 produces MSVSGGSSFGWAASSSQKSGYSLAHGSASGAAAGLSRLSLGGGGLGGGGGSAFGAGIGGGGGLGFGGAGGLGFGGAGGLGFGGAGGLGLGGAGGLGFGAGSGYGGFGGAGGGLALGGGLGGGLGGSAAFSLGRSLTSGGLSSTLNVGAPRVMPQLLSRATEKQTLAGLNERFYAYVEKVKHLQLENTTLQTQLNLLTGGTSFSSSDPSSGPVNFELQLTDLRNTVETFTLENVRYEIELDNVRGAAEELRTKYELELGVKYQLETDIAAMKRDIESANELRTTLEQRFSAALDDLEFLKKTHEEELSTLQGKLGSAADTSVSLIEVDAIKSFDLTSALNKLRGEYEKSVLQHKEDAETYFRAKIEEINSETAKTTEVVATVKTEISSTKKELQTLNTELQSALTVNYTLESNLAEVVARSSVGGAEFQAQVTSYESAIESAKVELHKIIVNYQELLDIKQALDVEIATYKKLLEGEDIKFPELEVLSGGTYTYSSDAGFQKKESSSGGGGGGSLGASSSYVMSISTITS; encoded by the exons ATGTCAGTCTCAGGTGGAAGCTCTTTTGGCTGGGCGGCTTCTTCCTCCCAGAAATCAGGGTATTCTCTTGCCCATGGGTCAGCATCTGGGGCTGCTGCAGGTCTATCCCGTCTGAGTTTGGGTGGCGGAGgtttgggaggaggaggaggatctgcTTTTGGAGCTGgaattggaggaggaggtggtcttGGCTTCGGTGGAGCAGGTGGTCTTGGCTTCGGTGGAGCAGGTGGTCTTGGCTTCGGTGGAGCAGGTGGTCTTGGCTTAGGTGGAGCAGGTGGTCTTGGCTTTGGTGCTGGTTCAGGATATGGTGGATTTGGGGGTGCAGGTGGAGGTCTGGCATTAGGAGGAGGTTTGGGTGGAGGACTAGGAGGAAGTGCAGCATTTTCCTTGGGGCGCTCTCTGACTTCTGGTGGCCTCAGTTCAACTTTGAATGTAGGAGCACCTCGTGTTATGCCCCAGTTATTGTCTAGGGCTACAGAAAAGCAGACCTTAGCAGGCTTGAATGAGCGTTTTTATGCTTACGTGGAGAAAGTTAAACATTTGCAACTTGAAAACACAACACTGCAGACTCAACTGAACCTGTTGACTGGTGGCACATCCTTCTCGtcctctgatccctcctctggCCCAGTAAATTTTGAACTACAGCTTACAGATCTGAGAAACACAGTTGAAACATTCACTTTAGAAAATGTTCGATATGAAATTGAACTTGACaatgtcagaggagcagcagaaGAGCTCAGGACAAA atATGAATTAGAATTAGGGGTAAAATATCAACTGGAAACTGACATTGCAGCAATGAAACGG GATATTGAGTCTGCCAATGAACTGCGTACAACTCTTGAACAAAGATTCTCCGCTGCACTTGACGACCTTGAATTCCTGAAGAAGACTCACGAAGAA GAACTAAGTACACTACAAGGTAAATTGGGATCCGCAGCAGATACTTCAGTTTCACTGATCGAAGTGGATGCAATTAAATCATTTGATCTTACTTCTGCACTGAACAAACTCAGAGGCGAATATGAAAAATCTGTCCTACAACACAAAGAAGATGCAGAAACCTATTTCAGAGCTAAG ATTGAAGAAATTAACAGTGAAACAGCTAAAACAACAGAAGTGGTTGCCACAGTTAAAACAGAAATTTCCAGCACAAAGAAAGAACTCCAAACATTAAATACTGAACTACAGTCGGCTTTAACAGTG AATTATACACTCGAAAGCAACCTGGCAGAAGTTGTTGCCAGATCTAGCGTGGGGGGGGCTGAATTTCAAGCACAGGTAACCAGCTACGAATCCGCAATTGAGTCAGCTAAGGTAGAGCTTCACAAAATCATTGTGAATTATCAGGAACTACTGGACATAAAACAAGCCTTAGATGTAGAAATCGCCACCTACAAGAAGCTACTGGAGGGTGAAGATATCAA ATTCCCTGAGCTGGAAGTTTTATCTGGAGGAACATACACCTACTCat cTGATGCTGGCTTTCAGAAGAAAGAATCAAGTAgtggaggtggaggtggag GATCATTGGGAGCCAGTAGCAGCTATGTTATGTCCATATCCACCATTACATCATGA
- the LOC120940480 gene encoding thread biopolymer filament subunit gamma-like isoform X2, with product MSVSGGSSFGWAASSSQKSGYSLAHGSASGAAAGLSRLSLGGGGLGGGGGSAFGAGIGGGGGLGFGGAGGLGFGGAGGLGFGGAGGLGLGGAGGLGFGAGSGYGGFGGAGGGLALGGGLGGGLGGSAAFSLGRSLTSGGLSSTLNVGAPRVMPQLLSRATEKQTLAGLNERFYAYVEKVKHLQLENTTLQTQLNLLTGGTSFSSSDPSSGPVNFELQLTDLRNTVETFTLENVRYEIELDNVRGAAEELRTKYELELGVKYQLETDIAAMKRDIESANELRTTLEQRFSAALDDLEFLKKTHEEELSTLQGKLGSAADTSVSLIEVDAIKSFDLTSALNKLRGEYEKSVLQHKEDAETYFRAKIEEINSETAKTTEVVATVKTEISSTKKELQTLNTELQSALTVNYTLESNLAEVVARSSVGGAEFQAQVTSYESAIESAKVELHKIIVNYQELLDIKQALDVEIATYKKLLEGEDIKFPELEVLSGGTYTYSSDAGFQKKESSSGGGGGDFSLESIL from the exons ATGTCAGTCTCAGGTGGAAGCTCTTTTGGCTGGGCGGCTTCTTCCTCCCAGAAATCAGGGTATTCTCTTGCCCATGGGTCAGCATCTGGGGCTGCTGCAGGTCTATCCCGTCTGAGTTTGGGTGGCGGAGgtttgggaggaggaggaggatctgcTTTTGGAGCTGgaattggaggaggaggtggtcttGGCTTCGGTGGAGCAGGTGGTCTTGGCTTCGGTGGAGCAGGTGGTCTTGGCTTCGGTGGAGCAGGTGGTCTTGGCTTAGGTGGAGCAGGTGGTCTTGGCTTTGGTGCTGGTTCAGGATATGGTGGATTTGGGGGTGCAGGTGGAGGTCTGGCATTAGGAGGAGGTTTGGGTGGAGGACTAGGAGGAAGTGCAGCATTTTCCTTGGGGCGCTCTCTGACTTCTGGTGGCCTCAGTTCAACTTTGAATGTAGGAGCACCTCGTGTTATGCCCCAGTTATTGTCTAGGGCTACAGAAAAGCAGACCTTAGCAGGCTTGAATGAGCGTTTTTATGCTTACGTGGAGAAAGTTAAACATTTGCAACTTGAAAACACAACACTGCAGACTCAACTGAACCTGTTGACTGGTGGCACATCCTTCTCGtcctctgatccctcctctggCCCAGTAAATTTTGAACTACAGCTTACAGATCTGAGAAACACAGTTGAAACATTCACTTTAGAAAATGTTCGATATGAAATTGAACTTGACaatgtcagaggagcagcagaaGAGCTCAGGACAAA atATGAATTAGAATTAGGGGTAAAATATCAACTGGAAACTGACATTGCAGCAATGAAACGG GATATTGAGTCTGCCAATGAACTGCGTACAACTCTTGAACAAAGATTCTCCGCTGCACTTGACGACCTTGAATTCCTGAAGAAGACTCACGAAGAA GAACTAAGTACACTACAAGGTAAATTGGGATCCGCAGCAGATACTTCAGTTTCACTGATCGAAGTGGATGCAATTAAATCATTTGATCTTACTTCTGCACTGAACAAACTCAGAGGCGAATATGAAAAATCTGTCCTACAACACAAAGAAGATGCAGAAACCTATTTCAGAGCTAAG ATTGAAGAAATTAACAGTGAAACAGCTAAAACAACAGAAGTGGTTGCCACAGTTAAAACAGAAATTTCCAGCACAAAGAAAGAACTCCAAACATTAAATACTGAACTACAGTCGGCTTTAACAGTG AATTATACACTCGAAAGCAACCTGGCAGAAGTTGTTGCCAGATCTAGCGTGGGGGGGGCTGAATTTCAAGCACAGGTAACCAGCTACGAATCCGCAATTGAGTCAGCTAAGGTAGAGCTTCACAAAATCATTGTGAATTATCAGGAACTACTGGACATAAAACAAGCCTTAGATGTAGAAATCGCCACCTACAAGAAGCTACTGGAGGGTGAAGATATCAA ATTCCCTGAGCTGGAAGTTTTATCTGGAGGAACATACACCTACTCat cTGATGCTGGCTTTCAGAAGAAAGAATCAAGTAgtggaggtggaggtggag ATTTTTCATTGGAGAGTATCCTCTGA